DNA sequence from the Rhizobium sp. ARZ01 genome:
CGAACTCGGCGTCCTGTTTCGCCAGGGCACAGCACTTCAGACGCTGGAATCGACCAATGTCGTAGCTGTCGACAAGACCGGCACGCTGACGCTCGGCCGCCCTGAGCTGACAGAGATCATCCCCAACGACGGCTTTTCTCGCAGCGAAGTGCTTTCGCTGGTTGCGGCTGCCGAAGTCCGCTCCGAGCATCCTATCGCGCTCGCGATCCATGAGGCGGCAAAGTCGGAAGGGCTGGACATTCCGGCCGCGGACGCCTTCGAAGCGGCCTCCGGCCGGGGTATCACAGCGACCGTCTCCGGTCGCAAGGTTGATGCAGGTTCGGTCGGCTTCATGGCCTCGCTCGGGCTCGACGTTTCGCCCTTCGCAAAGGATTCGGAGCGCTTGGCGGCGCAGGGTGCCTCGCCGCTCTATGCGGCTATCGACGGCAAACTTGCAGCCCTCTTCGCGGTAACCGACCCGGTCAAGCCGACGACGAAGGAAGCGATCGCGCAACTGAAGGCGCTCGGCATCAAGGTGGCGATGATCACCGGCGACAACCGCCGCACGGCCGAAGGGGTCGCCGCCACGCTTGGTATCGATAAGGTGATGGCGGAGGTACTGCCGGATGGCAAGGTTACTGCCGTGCAGTCTCTCTCCGAAGGTGGCCGGAAGAAGGTCGCTTTTGTCGGCGATGGCATCAATGACGCCCCCGCCCTTGCCGCCGCCGATACCGGCATCGCCATCGGCACCGGTACGGACGTTGCGATCGAAAGTGCCGACATCGTTTTGATGGCGGGTGACATGCGCGGCGTTGCGACTGGTATCGCTCTTTCGAGGGCCACGATGCGCAACATACGCCAGAACCTGTTCTGGGCGTTCGGCTACAACGTCGTGCTCATCCCGGTAGCTGCCGGGGTGCTCTATCCGGCTTTCGGCATCCTGCTGTCGCCGGCAATTGCGGCTGGCGCGATGGCGCTGTCCAGTGTCTTCGTGGTCAGCAATGCGCTCAGGCTGAAACGGTTTCATCCGGCCGGCGCCACAAACAAGCCAAAGGAAAGCTGGGCATGAACATCGGTGAAGCGGCAGCCGCAAGCGGCGTCACGGCGAAGATGATCCGCCACTACGAATCGATCGGCCTCATTAAGGAGGCCGGTCGGACCGGCTCGGGCTACCGCACCTACGGCCCGAAGGATCTCGCGACCCTCGCCTTCATTCGTCGTTCGCGCGATTTGGGTTTCTCCATCGCCCAGATCCGCGATCTGCTCACGCTTTGGCAAGACCGCGGTCGCGCCTCTGCCGATGTGAAACGCATCGCCGGCGAGCACATCGAGGAACTGACCGCTAAGATGCGTCAATTGCAGGAGATGGTGCAGACATTGCAGCATCTCTCCGCCCATTGTCACGGTGACGACCGGCCGGACTGTCCGATCCTGGAGCGGCTGGCGACGGGCGAGGAAGGCAAGGGCTGTCACTAGAGGTCCCAAAGAATTGTCTCGCATCGCCCGCTTCGACATCGATTTTGCCGGCCCTGTGATGAGTCAGGGCGAAGAGGTCTGCGAGATGAACCGGCACCACGCCAACGTATCGCGACACTGACACCTGAGGGCAGCTAACTCTCCAATTTGGCGCTCGACATGCGCGTGATGCCGTATTTGGAAGTCGTGCTACCGCCTTTCCTGCTTGCCGCGGCTACTATATGGGTCTCTCCTTGTCTTGCTTTGGTTGCCTTAAGGTGGGCCTCAATGGACTGCTGCATGGTCGATAGCGTCCGAATGGTGGGCGCTATCTATGGCGATGAAGCCCTGCCATCGCGCTTGCACTCGCGTGTCGGGGCTGCGTTGCGAAGCTCGAAGATCAATTTGTGTTGAATTCCGATGTTCTCCCCCAATCCTTAGAGTGGATACTAGCGCTGGTGCATGATCAACGGATCGAAAGGAGTCGGGTGTTGCGTCATTTCTTCGCCGTCCTCGCCCTTCTTCTCCTGGCCATCCCTACGCCCCTTTCAGCACGGGAGCAGGGCAACGAGCAGAAGCAGGTTCAGAATGAAGCCATTTTGAGCCTGCTGCCAGCCGATGCCGTCACTGCACACACGCTGAAGCTGGGGACTGGCGAGATCGCTTACACTGCGACAGCCGGCACGATCGAGCTTCGCGGCGATGACGGCAAGGTTACAGCGAAGGTCTTCTATACCGCCCACGTGGCAAAAGGCGCCCGAGTCGATCGGCCCATCACATTCGCCTTTAACGGTGGGCCAGGCGCTGCTTCCGCTTATCTCCATCTTGGCCTGGTGGGGCCGCGCATTCTTGAATTCGGAGCGAGTAATCGCGACGGAACGCAGTCCGTGCTTGTCGACAATCCGGACAGTTGGCTCACGTTCACCGATCTTGTGCTGATTGATCCGGTGGGAACGGGGTGGAGCCGGGCGGCCGATAAGGAAGCTGAGTCCGCCTACTACGGCGTTCGGCAGGACGCAGAAAGCCTGGCAAAGGTCATTGCCCTTTATATCCAGAAAAACAGCCGCACCGGCTCGCCGAAGTATCTGCTCGGCGAAAGCTATGGTGGTTTTCGGGCGGCCAAGGTGGCAAGTGCGTTGAAGGATACGCAAGGGATCGTGGCGTCCGGGATCGTGATGGTTTCGCCGCTCATCGAAAGCCGGCTTATTTTCGGCGCGACTGACTATCCGCTGGGTGCCGCCCTTCAGCTTCCGTCGCTTGCTGCGGCAGAACTGGAACGCAAGGGTATTTTCAGCGAGCAAGCAGTGGCCGAGGCCGAGAAATTTGCGATGAGCGACTATCTCGTCTCCCTTGCAGGCCCCCCTCTTGCCGGAGAAGCGGCGGATCGCTTCTACCAGCGCGTTGCACAGCTGACGGGGATCGAGCAGGACGCCATTGCCCGCGCGCGGGGCTTTGTTGGCGAAATCTATACCAAGAACCTAGCGGCGGCCGACGGCAAGGTCGCAAGTCCCTACGATGCTGCCGTGCTCTTTGACGACCCCTACCCCGAGACCGATGCCGACCGCGGCGCGGATCCGATCCTGGAGGGTTACACGCGCGCCTATGGCGCGGCCTTTGCAAACTACGCCCGCGACGAGCTGGGGTTTCCCACGGAACTGACCTATCACCTGCTCAATAAGGATGTGAACCGGCGCTGGGACTGGGGTGGTGCCCGTTCGGACGTCGGCGCCACCCGCGATCTGCGCAATCTCCTGTCGGTTGTTCCCTCTTTCCGGCTGTTGGTGGCGCATGGCTATAGCGACGCGCTGACGCCCTACGGTGTCAGCCGATATGTCATCGATCACCTGCCGGCCACGCTCGCTTCCGGCCGGGCGATACTTCAAGTCTATCGCGGGGGCCACATGTTCTATACGAAGCCGGAGGAACGGCGGCAATTCACTGCCGATGTGCGCGCATTCTACGCCGCTCAAACCAAGGACTGACCGGAAAACGATCACAGTTTGAAAAATGTGATCAAATTTTTCTTTCTCCACCTATTGCTCTTTGTCTCCGAGCAGTCGACATTCCCGCTGGGTCGCCGGCCATTCCGGCAACGAACAACGATTTGACAGATGCGACGGGAGGAAAAAATGCTCGACAAGCGCAAATTCTATATCGACGGCAAGTGGGTCGATCCGCTGAAGGCCAACGATCTGGAAGTCATCAATCCGGCCACGGAAAAGCCGATCGCCTGGATTTCCATGGGCACTGCCGCTGACATCGATCGCGCCGTCGCTGCTGCCAAGAAGGCCTTTGCCACCTACAGCCAGACGAGCCTGGACGAGCGCATTGCGCTGCTGGAAAAGCTTCTTTCGATCTACAAGCGCCGCTACGACGAAATGGCCCGCACGATCACGCTGGAGCTCGGCGCGCCGATCACCATGAGCATTGAGCAGCAGGCGGATGTCGGAGTCGGTCATCTGCAGGGCTTCATCGATGCGCT
Encoded proteins:
- the cueR gene encoding Cu(I)-responsive transcriptional regulator, translated to MNIGEAAAASGVTAKMIRHYESIGLIKEAGRTGSGYRTYGPKDLATLAFIRRSRDLGFSIAQIRDLLTLWQDRGRASADVKRIAGEHIEELTAKMRQLQEMVQTLQHLSAHCHGDDRPDCPILERLATGEEGKGCH
- a CDS encoding carboxypeptidase — its product is MPTPLSAREQGNEQKQVQNEAILSLLPADAVTAHTLKLGTGEIAYTATAGTIELRGDDGKVTAKVFYTAHVAKGARVDRPITFAFNGGPGAASAYLHLGLVGPRILEFGASNRDGTQSVLVDNPDSWLTFTDLVLIDPVGTGWSRAADKEAESAYYGVRQDAESLAKVIALYIQKNSRTGSPKYLLGESYGGFRAAKVASALKDTQGIVASGIVMVSPLIESRLIFGATDYPLGAALQLPSLAAAELERKGIFSEQAVAEAEKFAMSDYLVSLAGPPLAGEAADRFYQRVAQLTGIEQDAIARARGFVGEIYTKNLAAADGKVASPYDAAVLFDDPYPETDADRGADPILEGYTRAYGAAFANYARDELGFPTELTYHLLNKDVNRRWDWGGARSDVGATRDLRNLLSVVPSFRLLVAHGYSDALTPYGVSRYVIDHLPATLASGRAILQVYRGGHMFYTKPEERRQFTADVRAFYAAQTKD